One genomic window of Medicago truncatula cultivar Jemalong A17 chromosome 1, MtrunA17r5.0-ANR, whole genome shotgun sequence includes the following:
- the LOC25483570 gene encoding ankyrin repeat domain-containing protein 2A: protein MASNLQNDFLPAATPGRFDFSALLNDPNIRKLAEQLQETLHEAPQDDLSNSRDPKYASTMLQIGKNLDFKTMVRRLIWALMQDPSMSSMVEIYTDPSLEGQRKRRTAHLNKDQCLKLILDEIENGGPEVMMRYWNDEKVLKMFGLVMGIRPYFGDAVASFENYVPDETGDMGNEDSKNSGSDLTEDMESEDEGYVTEEDMESEDEGYVTEEDMENEDESTVHHTESTVHHIAVVDGVELCCWKLEERCQEPSVSSIVIKSRMQIGNSNHYFLISTNCMDVFILDCLTLLSLSKFVQCCPS from the exons ATGGCTTCCAATTTGCAAAACGATTTTCTTCCTGCTG CTACTCCTGGACGTTTTGATTTCTCAGCCCTGCTCAAT GATCCAAATATCAGGAAACTGGCTGAACAGCTTCAGGAAACTTTGCATGAAGCACCACAGGATGATCTCTCAAATTCTCGTGATCCGAAGTATGCTTCAACCATGCTACAGATCGGAAAGAATCTTGATTTTAAAACCATGGTCAGGCGCCTGATTTGGGCTTTGATGCag GACCCATCAATGTCTTCCATGGTGGAAATTTATACCGATCCGTCACTTGAAGGCCAGCGTAAACGTAGAACGGCACACTTGAACAAAGATCAATGTTTGAAACTTATTTTAGATGAGATAGAGAATGGTGGTCCTGAAGTAATGATGAG ATACTGGAATGATGAGAAGGTTTTGAAGATGTTTGGACTAGTCATGGGCATTCGTCCATACTTTGGAGATGCAGTTGCTTCTTTTGAAAATTATGTGCCAGATGAGACAGGAGATATGGGAAATGAAGATTCTAAAAATTCTGGGTCAGATTTGACCGAAGATATGGAAAGTGAAGATGAAGGGTATGTGACAGAAGAAGATATGGAAAGTGAAGATGAAGGGTATGTGACAGAAGAAGATatggaaaatgaagatgaatCAACTGTTCATCATACTGAATCAACTGTTCATCATATTGCTGTTGTTGACGGTGTTGAG TTGTGCTGTTGGAAATTGGAGGAAAGGTGCCAGGAACCGAGTGTCTCCTCAATCGTCATCAAATCTCGAATGCAAATAGGTAACTCGAATCATTACTTTTTAATATCAACCAATTGTATGGATGTTTTTATTCTAGATTGTCTTACTTTGTTGTCTTTGTCTAAGTTTGTTCAATGTTGTCCAAGTTGA